A genomic stretch from Chitinophaga agri includes:
- the eno gene encoding phosphopyruvate hydratase — protein MSTISSIHARQILDSRGNPTVEVDVMTEDGHFGRAAVPSGASTGKHEAVELRDNDKAVYMGKGVIQAVNNVNDIIAEELIGWDVKDQAGIDKFLIELDGTENKGKLGANATLAVSMAVAKAAADEANLPLYRYLGGVNATTLPIPLMNIINGGVHADNKIDFQEFMIVPVGASSFSEGLRWGVEVFHHLKSVLKKKGYSTNVGDEGGFAPEIQSNEEAIETVIAAIEAAGYKPGEQIAIALDAASSEMYNDADKTYKFYKSSGKVISSEEMVAFWAEWCKKYPIVSIEDGMAEDDWDGWKKLTEAVGSTVQLVGDDLFVTNVKRLKTGIEGDIANSILIKVNQIGTVTETIDAVNMAHKAGYTSIMSHRSGETEDVTIADLAVALNCGQIKTGSASRTDRMAKYNQLLRIEEELDNVAYYPGKSVKFGKK, from the coding sequence ATGAGTACCATTTCATCAATCCATGCAAGGCAGATCCTTGATAGCCGTGGCAATCCAACAGTAGAAGTAGATGTAATGACAGAAGACGGTCATTTCGGCCGTGCAGCTGTTCCATCCGGCGCTTCTACCGGTAAGCACGAGGCAGTTGAGCTGCGTGATAACGACAAAGCTGTATACATGGGTAAAGGTGTTATCCAGGCGGTTAACAACGTGAATGACATCATCGCAGAAGAACTGATCGGATGGGATGTGAAAGACCAGGCCGGTATCGATAAATTCCTGATTGAACTGGATGGTACTGAAAATAAAGGTAAACTGGGTGCAAACGCTACCCTGGCTGTGAGCATGGCTGTTGCTAAAGCAGCTGCTGACGAAGCTAACCTGCCTCTGTACCGCTACCTGGGCGGCGTTAACGCTACTACTCTGCCAATTCCGCTGATGAACATCATCAATGGTGGTGTACACGCTGACAATAAAATTGATTTCCAGGAATTTATGATCGTTCCTGTAGGTGCTTCCTCCTTCTCTGAAGGTCTGCGCTGGGGTGTTGAGGTGTTCCATCACCTGAAATCCGTTCTGAAAAAGAAGGGTTACAGCACTAACGTAGGTGACGAAGGTGGTTTCGCTCCTGAGATCCAGAGCAACGAAGAAGCTATCGAAACTGTGATCGCAGCTATCGAAGCAGCTGGTTACAAACCAGGTGAGCAGATCGCTATCGCACTGGATGCGGCAAGCAGCGAGATGTACAACGACGCTGACAAAACTTACAAATTCTACAAAAGCTCCGGTAAAGTGATCAGCAGCGAAGAAATGGTCGCTTTCTGGGCTGAATGGTGCAAAAAATACCCAATCGTTTCTATCGAAGACGGGATGGCTGAAGACGACTGGGATGGCTGGAAAAAACTGACTGAAGCTGTTGGTTCTACAGTACAGCTGGTAGGTGATGACCTGTTCGTTACCAACGTTAAACGTCTGAAAACCGGTATCGAAGGTGATATCGCTAACAGCATCCTGATCAAAGTAAACCAGATCGGTACTGTTACTGAGACTATTGACGCAGTAAACATGGCGCACAAAGCTGGTTACACCTCTATCATGAGCCACCGTTCCGGCGAAACTGAAGACGTTACCATCGCTGACCTGGCAGTTGCACTGAACTGCGGACAGATCAAAACCGGTTCCGCTTCCCGTACTGACCGTATGGCTAAATACAACCAGTTGCTCCGTATCGAAGAAGAATTGGACAACGTGGCGTATTATCCGGGAAAATCCGTTAAATTTGGTAAGAAGTAA
- a CDS encoding vWA domain-containing protein has translation MRRLPVYLLLDTSGSMRGERIEAVKNGLQVLVSKLRQDPFALESVWISIITFDREVKQLLPLTALESLQLPEITTPESGPTNMGAALEMLCSKLESEVAKGNDTQKGDWRPLLFLMTDGKPSDLAAFREVVPKVKRQNLGALVACAAGAEAQDSFLKELTDTVVHLDTADSSTLMSFFKWVSASIGTGNKSAGTTEEIQLPPPPAEVHVII, from the coding sequence ATGAGACGTCTCCCGGTTTACCTGCTATTAGATACTTCCGGCTCCATGAGGGGCGAACGTATTGAGGCCGTGAAGAACGGACTGCAGGTATTGGTATCTAAATTAAGACAGGACCCTTTTGCCCTGGAATCAGTATGGATCAGCATTATCACGTTCGACAGAGAGGTGAAACAGCTGCTGCCACTGACAGCTTTGGAATCATTACAGTTACCCGAAATTACTACGCCCGAATCCGGCCCGACCAATATGGGTGCAGCATTGGAAATGCTGTGCAGCAAACTGGAATCGGAAGTCGCAAAAGGCAATGATACACAGAAAGGCGACTGGCGTCCTTTACTGTTCCTCATGACTGATGGTAAGCCGTCCGATCTGGCTGCCTTCAGGGAAGTTGTGCCAAAGGTAAAACGCCAGAACCTGGGAGCGCTAGTCGCCTGTGCCGCTGGTGCAGAAGCGCAGGATAGCTTCCTGAAAGAACTGACTGATACGGTCGTGCATCTCGATACCGCAGACAGTTCCACCCTGATGTCGTTCTTCAAATGGGTATCAGCTTCTATCGGTACTGGCAACAAGAGTGCTGGCACAACAGAAGAAATTCAGCTGCCACCACCTCCGGCAGAAGTACATGTCATCATTTAA
- a CDS encoding vWA domain-containing protein, with protein sequence MRRLPVYLVLDTSGSMSGEPIEAVKNGVQVLISTLRQDPYALETAFLSLITFDSDARQLVPLTDLSSFQMPEIKASGGTSLGAALQLVSDSINREVAKSTPDVKGDWKPLVFLMTDGIPTDTWQNGLNAFQNTKIGITVACAAGNGADVSLLKQITNTVVSLDTADAATIKAFFKWVSASVSTGSQKVEGGEKEVAGLNELPPPPPEVNIVV encoded by the coding sequence ATGAGAAGATTACCGGTTTATTTAGTGTTGGATACTTCCGGCTCTATGAGCGGAGAGCCCATAGAAGCTGTGAAAAATGGCGTACAGGTACTGATCTCCACCCTGAGACAAGACCCATATGCCCTGGAAACTGCATTCCTCAGCCTGATCACTTTTGATAGTGATGCGCGCCAGCTGGTGCCACTTACTGATCTGTCATCCTTCCAGATGCCCGAAATTAAAGCATCTGGTGGTACCTCCCTCGGCGCCGCGCTGCAGCTGGTATCTGACAGTATTAACAGGGAAGTCGCTAAGTCAACTCCTGACGTAAAAGGTGACTGGAAACCGCTGGTATTCCTGATGACAGATGGTATCCCAACCGATACGTGGCAGAACGGATTGAATGCCTTCCAGAATACCAAAATAGGTATTACAGTCGCCTGTGCCGCTGGCAATGGTGCTGATGTGAGCCTGTTAAAACAAATCACCAATACCGTCGTTTCACTCGATACAGCAGATGCCGCTACCATCAAAGCATTCTTTAAATGGGTGTCCGCTTCCGTAAGCACCGGCAGCCAGAAAGTAGAAGGCGGAGAGAAAGAAGTAGCCGGATTAAATGAACTGCCACCACCTCCACCGGAAGTGAATATCGTTGTGTAA
- a CDS encoding phosphoribosyltransferase family protein — protein sequence MKDVYALHSIVDDVQFPFDPADYSRFKFGDGAVAGAYGTALAEGFIAAYGDRLSENDQLVVLPSPYTSIPTASYHMTTAFVKVLNRYLCIRGYMPAVTAKIHRYKTYSIDYGALDMESRKALIINDRYHLDKEFLAGKTLIFTDDIRITGSHELIIRNLLKKFELNNNAYFLYYAQLQNQDVHPNIENKLNYYSIHSLQSLETVIGAPSFLFNTRVVKYMLHAPFAAYKELLMKQTPQFLQELADCCISNSYHQMEEYRDNANFLFDHLQKIIPSWQSICKKEKEPILNYQNSLLA from the coding sequence ATGAAAGATGTTTATGCCTTACATAGCATTGTAGATGATGTTCAATTCCCGTTTGACCCTGCTGATTACAGCCGTTTCAAGTTTGGGGACGGCGCTGTGGCCGGAGCATACGGCACTGCACTTGCTGAAGGTTTCATCGCTGCTTACGGAGACAGGTTGTCAGAGAATGATCAGCTGGTCGTATTACCCAGTCCTTACACGAGTATCCCTACCGCTTCTTATCACATGACTACAGCATTTGTAAAAGTGCTTAACCGCTACCTGTGCATAAGAGGGTATATGCCCGCTGTAACCGCCAAGATCCATCGCTATAAAACATATAGCATCGATTACGGAGCGCTAGACATGGAAAGCCGGAAGGCACTCATTATCAATGACAGGTACCACCTGGACAAAGAATTCCTCGCTGGTAAAACACTGATATTTACCGACGATATCCGGATAACGGGTAGCCACGAACTCATCATCCGCAACCTGCTGAAGAAATTCGAACTAAACAACAATGCGTATTTCCTTTATTATGCACAACTGCAAAATCAGGACGTACATCCCAACATAGAGAACAAGCTCAATTATTATAGTATTCATTCCCTGCAAAGTCTCGAAACTGTGATAGGAGCACCCTCCTTCCTGTTTAATACGAGAGTGGTGAAATACATGCTGCATGCGCCATTTGCTGCGTATAAAGAATTACTGATGAAACAAACACCGCAGTTCCTCCAGGAACTGGCGGACTGCTGCATCAGCAATAGCTACCACCAGATGGAAGAATACAGAGATAATGCAAACTTTTTATTTGATCATCTTCAAAAAATTATACCATCATGGCAATCAATCTGCAAAAAGGAGAAAGAGCCAATCTTGAATTACCAAAATTCACTATTGGCTTAG
- the gldA gene encoding gliding motility-associated ABC transporter ATP-binding subunit GldA, which translates to MSITVTQLSKVYGEQRAVNDISFSLKKGEVVGFLGPNGAGKSTTMKMITGYLPPTSGSVSVGGHDVVTHPLEVRQRIGYLPEANPLYADMYIREFLGFVAQVHGLGNNADKRIAEVIAMTGLQPESKKKIGDLSKGYKQRVGLAQALIHDPEVLILDEPTSGFDPNQLADIRELISELGKTKTILLSTHIMQEVEAMCSRVIIINKGNIIVDDSLQNLQQGNIENGYIQVAFGEPYPTETDLQQIAGVTRLKQQDARTWQLFAANLEEVRKNLLQFALINNRNILSLQSNSQSLESIFRELTK; encoded by the coding sequence ATGTCAATCACAGTAACACAGTTAAGCAAGGTATACGGAGAGCAGCGCGCGGTCAATGATATCTCTTTTTCGCTGAAGAAGGGAGAAGTAGTGGGTTTTCTGGGTCCGAACGGAGCCGGTAAAAGTACTACTATGAAAATGATCACGGGATACCTGCCGCCCACCAGTGGCAGCGTCAGCGTAGGCGGTCACGATGTGGTCACACATCCGCTGGAGGTCAGGCAGCGCATCGGCTATCTGCCGGAAGCCAATCCTCTCTATGCAGACATGTACATCCGGGAGTTTCTCGGTTTTGTAGCCCAGGTACACGGGCTGGGAAATAATGCAGATAAACGTATTGCCGAAGTGATCGCCATGACCGGTTTACAACCGGAAAGCAAAAAGAAGATCGGCGATCTCTCCAAAGGATATAAACAGCGTGTGGGACTAGCCCAGGCACTGATACACGATCCGGAAGTACTGATCCTGGATGAACCTACCTCAGGTTTCGACCCTAACCAGCTGGCCGATATCAGGGAACTGATCTCAGAACTGGGAAAAACAAAGACGATCCTGCTCAGTACACACATTATGCAGGAGGTGGAAGCTATGTGCAGCCGGGTCATCATTATCAATAAGGGGAATATTATTGTAGATGACTCTCTTCAGAACCTGCAACAGGGTAATATAGAAAATGGTTACATACAGGTGGCCTTTGGTGAACCGTATCCTACGGAAACAGACCTGCAACAAATTGCAGGGGTCACAAGGCTGAAGCAACAGGACGCCCGCACCTGGCAGCTGTTTGCGGCCAATCTGGAGGAAGTACGTAAAAACCTGCTACAATTTGCTTTGATAAATAACCGGAACATCCTTTCTTTGCAGAGCAATTCACAAAGCCTGGAATCCATCTTCAGGGAATTGACAAAGTAG
- a CDS encoding HAD family hydrolase yields MSSIRHVSFDLWMTLIRSHASYKAKRADLFRSFFSLEAFAPEKVAAVVREADVLINNMNEITGRNVHTFEMYLLCLHLLGIDIKSVHPDKLEEFYSLSEALFFQYPPLPLYTDTTQLLAALHRQGITTNLLSNTGFIQGRTLRKLMTQWGWDTLFAFQLYSDETGCSKPDVQMFNRMLDKAAMLHTALAPGAVWHLGDNQIADVQGAQRLGISATLTDITHNPLNKLLNERCLCLT; encoded by the coding sequence ATGAGTAGTATCAGGCACGTATCTTTCGATCTGTGGATGACGCTGATCCGCTCGCACGCTTCCTATAAAGCAAAACGTGCAGACCTTTTCCGCTCCTTCTTTTCACTTGAGGCGTTCGCGCCGGAAAAAGTGGCAGCAGTGGTTAGAGAAGCGGATGTGCTGATCAATAACATGAACGAAATTACCGGGCGTAATGTGCATACATTTGAAATGTACCTCTTATGCCTGCACCTGTTGGGAATAGATATTAAAAGTGTACACCCGGACAAACTGGAGGAATTCTACAGTTTGTCCGAGGCACTTTTCTTTCAGTATCCTCCATTGCCTTTGTACACGGACACAACGCAGTTGTTAGCCGCTTTGCATCGTCAGGGTATTACCACCAACCTGCTTAGTAACACAGGATTTATTCAGGGTCGTACTTTACGTAAACTGATGACGCAATGGGGATGGGACACCCTGTTTGCCTTTCAGTTGTATTCAGATGAAACGGGTTGTTCAAAACCGGATGTACAAATGTTCAACCGGATGCTGGATAAGGCCGCTATGCTGCATACAGCCCTTGCTCCCGGAGCAGTATGGCATCTGGGTGATAACCAGATAGCCGATGTTCAGGGTGCACAACGTTTGGGTATATCGGCAACATTGACCGACATCACTCATAACCCCTTAAACAAGTTGTTAAATGAAAGATGTTTATGCCTTACATAG
- a CDS encoding TerD family protein: MAINLQKGQKIDIGLSNISVGLGWNPNEGTGNDFDLDASAFMIDSNRLIPSEGYFVFYGNTTSPDEALRHTGDDPTGGNSADGDDETIKVDLSKVHSDIKEILFVVTIHDAIDRRQNFGQVRNSYIRIVNDANGEEIAKYELGEDFSVETGVEFGRLYNRDGKWRFEASGIGYKEDLAYFLGKYYKGQIIK; this comes from the coding sequence ATGGCAATTAATTTACAGAAGGGACAAAAAATCGACATCGGACTTTCCAATATCAGCGTAGGTCTGGGGTGGAATCCCAATGAAGGGACAGGAAATGATTTTGATCTGGATGCCTCCGCGTTTATGATTGATAGCAACAGGTTGATCCCGTCAGAAGGTTATTTTGTATTCTATGGTAATACAACTTCTCCTGATGAGGCATTACGCCACACCGGAGACGATCCTACCGGCGGTAACAGTGCGGACGGTGATGATGAAACCATTAAAGTAGACCTCTCGAAAGTACACTCCGACATCAAGGAAATACTGTTTGTGGTAACCATCCACGATGCGATTGATCGCCGTCAGAACTTTGGTCAGGTGAGAAATTCATATATCCGTATCGTTAATGATGCAAACGGTGAAGAGATCGCGAAATATGAACTCGGAGAAGATTTCTCTGTAGAAACCGGCGTGGAATTTGGCCGTCTGTATAACAGAGATGGCAAGTGGCGCTTTGAAGCTTCCGGTATCGGTTACAAAGAAGATCTGGCTTACTTTCTGGGTAAATACTACAAGGGACAGATCATTAAATAG
- a CDS encoding TerD family protein — MAINLVKGQTIDLRKNDKGETFDLSTVTIGLGWDVRKKSGGFFGKLLGGKEEEFDLDAIAFLLDKNGKVADLGKTVQTNDGRNLSLYQGDVVFFNSQRHPSGNIWLTGDNRTGAGDGDDEQIIVKLDSLDAKYEKILFIVSIYQGRQRNQHFGGIENAFIRAVDNKGKEIVKFNLSGDASYTNMCSLVFAEVYRKDGTWKFRALGDPQPADSFVEILRSYVY, encoded by the coding sequence ATGGCAATTAACTTAGTAAAGGGACAAACCATTGACCTCCGTAAGAATGACAAAGGCGAAACATTTGACCTGTCAACAGTAACGATCGGTCTCGGTTGGGACGTACGTAAAAAAAGCGGTGGCTTTTTTGGTAAACTGTTAGGTGGTAAAGAAGAGGAATTTGACCTCGATGCAATCGCTTTCCTGTTAGATAAAAACGGTAAAGTAGCTGACCTGGGTAAAACCGTACAGACAAATGACGGTCGTAACCTGAGTCTCTACCAGGGAGATGTTGTTTTCTTTAACAGCCAGCGTCACCCGTCAGGCAATATCTGGCTGACAGGCGATAACCGCACTGGTGCCGGCGATGGTGATGATGAGCAGATCATTGTTAAACTGGATAGCCTGGATGCGAAATATGAAAAGATCCTTTTCATCGTTTCTATCTATCAGGGTCGTCAGCGTAACCAGCACTTCGGTGGTATCGAAAACGCTTTCATCCGTGCAGTAGATAACAAAGGAAAAGAAATCGTTAAATTCAATCTTTCCGGCGACGCATCTTACACCAACATGTGCTCCCTCGTATTTGCAGAAGTATACCGTAAAGACGGTACCTGGAAATTCAGAGCACTGGGAGATCCTCAGCCAGCTGATAGCTTTGTGGAAATACTGCGGAGCTACGTTTATTAA
- a CDS encoding TerY-C metal binding domain-containing protein, with product MRRLPIYFLIDVSESMVGEQIQFVEEGLATIIKELKSDPYALETAWISIIVFAGQAKTIVPLQEVISFYPPKFPIGAGTSLGNGLGHLMYELRKNIQQTTATQKGDWKPIVFLFTDGTPTDDASPAIREWKQNWQGKSNLIAISFGDENNLSVLKELTETVLLFKNATPQSYKEFFRWVTASIKSSSVSVSNNGAGIELAKLSDGVIEKVDIDKLPPGKPGFVDTNYAIFAAKCQNTHKPYLIKYKKGLRPVTISGLDMQSMGYRLNGAFPVDNVYFELSAEGGVVNSKVSTDELEGFPTCPCCGNQYGFSVCSCGKVHCVGQEEVSTCSWCGKQGKYGFGDGHMDINRTQG from the coding sequence ATGAGAAGACTACCCATTTATTTCCTCATTGACGTATCTGAGTCTATGGTAGGAGAACAAATTCAGTTTGTGGAGGAAGGATTGGCCACGATCATTAAGGAGTTGAAGTCTGACCCCTATGCACTGGAAACTGCCTGGATATCTATCATCGTATTTGCCGGCCAGGCAAAGACAATAGTACCACTGCAGGAAGTGATCAGCTTCTATCCTCCTAAATTCCCTATCGGCGCAGGTACCTCTCTGGGCAATGGTTTGGGCCACCTGATGTATGAGCTGCGCAAAAATATCCAGCAAACAACGGCTACACAGAAAGGTGACTGGAAACCTATCGTATTCCTGTTCACTGATGGCACACCGACTGATGATGCCAGTCCGGCTATCCGTGAATGGAAACAGAACTGGCAGGGTAAATCCAACCTGATCGCTATCTCCTTCGGAGACGAAAATAACCTGAGTGTACTGAAAGAACTGACAGAAACCGTATTGCTGTTCAAGAATGCTACACCTCAGTCTTATAAAGAATTCTTCAGATGGGTGACCGCTTCGATTAAATCCAGCAGTGTAAGTGTCAGCAATAATGGCGCTGGTATCGAACTGGCTAAGCTGAGCGATGGTGTGATCGAAAAAGTGGATATAGATAAACTGCCTCCGGGAAAGCCAGGCTTCGTAGATACTAATTACGCCATCTTTGCGGCCAAATGCCAGAATACGCATAAGCCTTATCTGATCAAGTATAAAAAGGGCTTGCGTCCGGTAACCATCAGTGGACTGGATATGCAATCCATGGGTTACCGCCTCAACGGTGCATTTCCGGTAGATAATGTGTATTTTGAATTATCCGCAGAAGGCGGCGTGGTGAACAGTAAAGTGAGTACGGATGAACTGGAAGGTTTTCCGACTTGCCCATGCTGCGGTAATCAGTATGGCTTCAGTGTTTGTTCCTGTGGTAAAGTACACTGCGTAGGACAGGAAGAAGTAAGTACCTGCTCGTGGTGTGGAAAACAGGGTAAATACGGATTCGGTGATGGTCACATGGATATAAACAGAACACAGGGATAA
- a CDS encoding PP2C family serine/threonine-protein phosphatase: protein MAAMYETGTVHSFLELLLKHKCGAIKESQQALLDQFKQDATILEAVQVILKSQNDIVESWKERSMIDDILQKQIVLPNGRVNKAYSFIFDPAAPGLQEMGDFEWSIPAELGLSFDETANTISGTPQQQGEFILTLLFRLKHHPADKPFTEKKVFLVVNPDPKSLWQNLPSDKQDRYWQPDHAFVNVPFGNRQLVIASKRGRSHAHEGKFRDDSFGCDFNAEKGWGIIAVADGAGSAKYSRKGSDIACKAAVASFRELLTGDRMAVLEETIAAYLGDPNEENQKKVSVQFIEQLGKIAFTAQGKIKQEAQDNGADIKDYATTLIFALVKQYPAGYVISSFWVGDGGIGIYQDATGEAFVMGVPDSGEFAGQTRFLTMSDIFANGAYVNRIRFKVVADFTALILMTDGITDPKFQTDGNLQKNEVWRQLWQDLNGANEDSADVKFAAAPAEVSERLLSWLDFWSPGNHDDRTIAILY from the coding sequence ATGGCAGCAATGTATGAGACAGGTACTGTACACTCATTCCTGGAGTTACTGTTGAAGCATAAATGCGGAGCGATTAAAGAAAGTCAACAGGCACTGCTCGATCAGTTTAAACAGGATGCGACCATCCTGGAAGCAGTGCAGGTGATCTTAAAATCTCAAAATGATATAGTGGAATCCTGGAAAGAAAGATCAATGATTGATGATATTCTGCAAAAGCAAATTGTATTGCCAAACGGCAGGGTAAATAAGGCATACAGTTTCATATTTGACCCTGCAGCACCAGGGTTACAGGAAATGGGTGATTTTGAATGGAGTATCCCCGCAGAACTGGGGTTGTCATTCGATGAAACGGCCAATACCATTTCCGGTACACCCCAGCAGCAGGGTGAATTTATTCTTACCCTGCTGTTCCGGTTGAAACATCATCCGGCAGATAAACCATTTACTGAGAAGAAAGTGTTTCTCGTTGTGAATCCTGATCCAAAATCATTATGGCAGAATCTGCCTTCCGATAAGCAGGATAGATACTGGCAGCCTGATCATGCCTTTGTGAATGTACCCTTCGGTAACCGTCAGCTGGTGATTGCCTCTAAAAGAGGCCGTAGCCATGCGCATGAAGGTAAATTCAGAGACGATAGCTTTGGATGCGATTTTAACGCTGAAAAAGGCTGGGGAATCATAGCAGTGGCTGATGGTGCCGGATCGGCGAAATATAGTCGTAAAGGGTCTGATATTGCTTGTAAAGCGGCAGTAGCCAGCTTCCGGGAACTGCTGACGGGTGATAGGATGGCCGTACTCGAAGAAACCATTGCGGCTTACCTGGGCGATCCCAATGAGGAGAACCAGAAAAAAGTTAGCGTGCAGTTCATCGAGCAACTGGGTAAAATCGCCTTCACCGCACAGGGAAAGATCAAACAGGAAGCCCAGGACAATGGCGCCGACATAAAGGATTATGCCACGACGCTTATTTTCGCGTTGGTGAAACAATATCCAGCTGGTTATGTGATCAGTTCCTTCTGGGTAGGGGATGGTGGTATCGGCATTTACCAGGATGCAACAGGTGAAGCTTTTGTGATGGGTGTACCTGATAGTGGTGAATTTGCAGGGCAGACACGTTTCCTCACCATGTCCGACATCTTTGCAAACGGGGCGTATGTAAACCGCATCCGTTTCAAAGTGGTTGCTGACTTTACCGCCCTGATACTGATGACGGATGGTATCACTGACCCGAAATTCCAGACTGACGGCAATTTGCAGAAGAATGAAGTGTGGCGCCAGTTATGGCAGGACCTGAACGGTGCGAATGAGGACAGTGCGGATGTAAAGTTCGCCGCTGCGCCTGCTGAGGTCAGTGAACGGCTTCTCAGCTGGCTGGACTTCTGGTCTCCGGGCAATCACGACGATCGAACCATTGCTATTTTATACTGA
- a CDS encoding TerD family protein, which yields MAINLQKGERANLELPKFTIGLGWDINESHTGGECDLDASVFLLGENRKILSDQHFVFYNNLESPDGAVKHSGDNRTGAGDGDDETIHVDLSVINPAVKEICIVVTIHEAAARRQNFGQIRNSFIRVYDAAKNVELVKYELGEDFSIETAVEFGRIYKRDNAWRFEAVGVGQSGGLEQYLAKYA from the coding sequence ATGGCAATCAATCTGCAAAAAGGAGAAAGAGCCAATCTTGAATTACCAAAATTCACTATTGGCTTAGGATGGGATATCAATGAATCACATACAGGTGGCGAATGCGACCTGGATGCTTCTGTATTCCTCCTGGGTGAAAACAGGAAAATCCTGTCTGATCAGCATTTCGTGTTTTACAATAACCTGGAATCTCCGGATGGTGCTGTTAAGCATTCTGGTGATAACCGTACAGGTGCTGGTGACGGTGATGACGAAACTATCCACGTAGATCTGTCAGTGATCAACCCTGCAGTAAAAGAGATCTGTATCGTGGTAACTATCCATGAAGCCGCTGCACGCCGCCAGAACTTCGGTCAGATCCGTAACTCATTTATCCGTGTCTACGATGCTGCAAAGAACGTAGAACTGGTGAAATATGAACTGGGTGAGGACTTCTCTATCGAAACTGCAGTTGAATTTGGCCGCATCTACAAACGCGATAACGCATGGCGTTTTGAAGCGGTAGGAGTAGGACAGAGCGGTGGATTAGAGCAGTATCTTGCTAAATACGCATAA